In one Grus americana isolate bGruAme1 chromosome 1, bGruAme1.mat, whole genome shotgun sequence genomic region, the following are encoded:
- the CASR gene encoding extracellular calcium-sensing receptor isoform X2, which produces MKGGTMTLYSCCLVLLLFTWNTAAYGPNQRAQKKGDIILGGLFPIHFGVAAKDQDLKSRPESVECIRYNFRGFRWLQAMIFAIEEINSSPTLLPNMTLGYRIFDTCNTVSKALEATLSFVAQNKIDSLNLDEFCNCSEHIPSTIAVVGATGSGISTAVANLLGLFYIPQVSYASSSRLLSNKNQFKSFLRTIPNDEHQATAMADIIEYFRWNWVGTIAADDDYGRPGIEKFREEAEERDICIDFSELISQYSDEEEIQQVVEVIQNSTARVIVVFSSGPDLEPLIKEIVRRNITGKIWLASEAWASSSLIAMPEFFRVIGSTIGFALKAGQIPGFREFLQKVHPKKSTNNGFAKEFWEETFNCYLPDGSKNSPASTSFYKGHEEGLGAGNGTAAFRPPCTGDENITSVETPYMDYTHLRISYNVYLAVYSIAHALQDIYTCTPGKGLFTNGSCADIKKVEAWQDGSVVFEEVGHYNVYAKKGERLFINENKILWSGFSKEVPFSNCSRDCLPGTRKGIIEGEPTCCFECVDCPDGEYSDETDASACDKCPEDYWSNENHTSCIPKQIEFLSWTEPFGIALTLFAVLGIFLTSFVLGVFTKFRNTPIVKATNRELSYLLLFSLLCCFSSSLFFIGEPQNWTCRLRQPAFGISFVLCISCILVKTNRVLLVFEAKIPTSLHRKWWGLNLQFLLVFLCTFVQIVICVIWLYTAPPSSYRNHELEDEIIFITCHEGSLMALGFLIGYTCLLAAICFFFAFKSRKLPENFNEAKFITFSMLIFFIVWISFIPAYASTYGKFVSAVEVIAILAASFGLLACIFFNKVYIILFKPSRNTIEEVRCSTAAHAFKVAARATLRRSNVSRKRSNSLGGSTGSTPSSSISSKSNHEDPFPLPASAERQRQQQRGCKQKVSFGSGTVTLSLSFEEPQKNAMANRNTKRRNSLEAQNSDDSLMRHRALLPLQNSEPLSAEPGFQAASSPETSSQESVVGDTKEEVPSPEVEPSLPSANSRNFIGTGGGSVTENTVHS; this is translated from the exons TGATCTTTGCcatagaagaaataaacagtagCCCAACTCTCCTTCCCAACATGACCCTAGGATACAGGATATTTGACACTTGCAATACAGTCTCTAAAGCCCTCGAGGCCACGCTGAGTTTTGTGGCCCAGAACAAGATAGATTCCTTGAACCTGGACGAATTCTGCAACTGCTCAGAACATATCCCTTCCACCATTGCAGTCGTGGGGGCAACCGGCTCTGGCATCTCTACCGCTGTGGCCAATCTGCTGGGACTCTTTTACATACCTCAG GTCAGCTATGCCTCATCCAGTCGTCTCTTGAGCAATAAGAACCAGTTCAAGTCCTTCCTCCGCACAATCCCCAATGACGAGCATCAGGCTACAGCGATGGCAGACATCATCGAGTACTTTCGCTGGAACTGGGTAGGAACAATTGCAGCTGATGATGACTATGGCCGGCCAGGGATTGAAAAGTTTcgggaggaggcagaggagagagatATCTGCATTGATTTTAGTGAGCTCATCTCCCAGTATTCAGACGAAGAGGAGATCCAGCAGGTGGTGGAGGTCATCCAGAACTCCACAGCAAGGGTGATCGTTGTTTTCTCCAGTGGCCCAGACCTGGAACCACTCATCAAAGAGATTGTCAGGCGAAACatcactggaaagatctggCTGGCGAGCGAGGCCTGGGCCAGCTCTTCCCTGATAGCCATGCCAGAGTTCTTCCGCGTCATTGGCAGCACCATTGGGTTTGCACTGAAGGCAGGACAGATCCCAGGCTTTCGTGAGTTCCTGCAGAAGGTGCATCCCAAGAAGTCCACCAACAACGGCTTTGCCAAGGAGTTTTGGGAGGAGACGTTTAACTGCTATCTCCCTGATGGGTCCAAAAATTCTCCAGCTTCAACTTCCTTCTACAAGGGCCATGAAGAGGGACTGGGAGCTGGAAATGGAACAGCTGCCTTCCGACCTCCGTGCACAGGGGATGAGAACATCACCAGCGTGGAGACACCATACATGGACTACACGCACTTGCGGATATCCTATAATGTGTATTTGGCAGTATATTCTATTGCCCATGCCTTGCAGGATATATATACCTGTACCCCTGGGAAAGGACTCTTCACTAACGGATCCTGTGCAGACATTAAGAAGGTTGAGGCGTGGCAG GATGGCTCAGTCGTTTTTGAGGAAGTTGGGCACTACAACGTTTATGCCAAGAAAGGGGAGAGGCTCTTTATCAATGAAAACAAGATCCTGTGGAGTGGATTCTCTAAAGAG GTTCCTTTTTCTAACTGCAGCAGGGACTGCCTCCCTGGCACCAGGAAGGGCATTATTGAGGGAGAGCCCACCTGCTGCTTCGAGTGTGTGGACTGCCCCGATGGCGAGTACAGTGATGAAACAG ATGCAAGTGCCTGTGACAAGTGCCCTGAGGATTACTGGTCCAATGAGAACCACACATCCTGCATCCCCAAGCAGATAGAGTTTCTGTCCTGGACAGAGCCCTTTGGGATTGCTCTGACTCTCTTTGCTGTGCTGGGAATTTTCCTGACTTCTTTCGTCCTGGGAGTCTTCACCAAATTTCGCAACACGCCCATTGTCAAGGCCACAAACCGGGAGCTGTCctacctcctcctcttctccttgctctgctgcttctccagctcaTTGTTCTTCATTGGTGAGCCCCAGAACTGGACTTGCCGTCTGCGGCAGCCAGCTTTTGGCATCAGCTTTGTCCTCTGCATCTCCTGCATCCTGGTGAAAACCAACCGTGTCCTGCTCGTCTTTGAGGCAAAGATCCCCACGAGTCTCCACCGAAAGTGGTGGGGCCTCAACCTCCAGTTCCTCCTGGTCTTCTTGTGCACATTTGTGCAGATTGTCATCTGTGTGATTTGGCTCTACACGGCCCCACCATCCAGTTACCGAAACCATGAACTGGAGGATGAGATTATCTTCATTACCTGCCACGAAGGCTCCCTGATGGCCCTTGGCTTCCTCATTGGTTACACCTGCCTCCTGGCAGCCATCTGCTTCTTCTTTGCCTTCAAGTCTCGAAAGCTACCTGAGAACTTTAATGAGGCCAAGTTTATCACCTTCAGCATGCTGATTTTCTTCATCGTCTGGATCTCCTTCATTCCTGCTTACGCCAGCACATATGGCAAGTTTGTCTCTGCCGTGGAGGTGATTGCGATACTGGCTGCCAGCTTTGGGCTCCTGGCCTGCATCTTCTTCAACAAAGTCTACATCATCCTCTTCAAGCCCTCCCGCAACACAATCGAGGAGGTCCGTTGCAGCACAGCTGCCCATGCTTTCAAGGTGGCTGCCAGGGCCACGCTGAGACGGAGCAACGTGTCACGTAAGCGCTCCAACAGCCTGGGGGGCTCCACCGGCTCtaccccttcctcctccatcagCAGCAAGAGCAACCATGAAGACCCTTTTCCTCTACCGGCCTCCGCTGAGCGGCAGCGCCAGCAGCAGCGTGGGTGCAAGCAAAAAGTCAGCTTTGGGAGTGGCACGGTCACCCTGTCGCTGAGCTTCGAGGAGCCACAGAAGAATGCCATGGCCAACAGGAACACCAAGCGCAGGAACTCCCTGGAGGCCCAGAACAGCGATGACAGCCTGATGCGGCACCGGGCCCTGCTTCCCCTGCAGAACAGCGAGCCCCTCAGTGCTGAGCCCGGCTTCCAGGCAGCTTCCAGCCCGGAGACCAGCTCACAGGAGTCGGTGGTGGGAGACACCAAAGAAGAGGTACCAAGCCCTGAGGTGGAGCCTTCCCTGCCATCGGCTAACTCCCGAAATTTTATAGGCACTGGAGGTGGCTCTGTCACAGAGAACACAGTGCATTCCTAA
- the CASR gene encoding extracellular calcium-sensing receptor isoform X1: MKGGTMTLYSCCLVLLLFTWNTAAYGPNQRAQKKGDIILGGLFPIHFGVAAKDQDLKSRPESVECIRYNFRGFRWLQAMIFAIEEINSSPTLLPNMTLGYRIFDTCNTVSKALEATLSFVAQNKIDSLNLDEFCNCSEHIPSTIAVVGATGSGISTAVANLLGLFYIPQVSYASSSRLLSNKNQFKSFLRTIPNDEHQATAMADIIEYFRWNWVGTIAADDDYGRPGIEKFREEAEERDICIDFSELISQYSDEEEIQQVVEVIQNSTARVIVVFSSGPDLEPLIKEIVRRNITGKIWLASEAWASSSLIAMPEFFRVIGSTIGFALKAGQIPGFREFLQKVHPKKSTNNGFAKEFWEETFNCYLPDGSKNSPASTSFYKGHEEGLGAGNGTAAFRPPCTGDENITSVETPYMDYTHLRISYNVYLAVYSIAHALQDIYTCTPGKGLFTNGSCADIKKVEAWQVLKHLRHLNFTNNMGEQVDFDEFGDLVGNYSIINWHLSPEDGSVVFEEVGHYNVYAKKGERLFINENKILWSGFSKEVPFSNCSRDCLPGTRKGIIEGEPTCCFECVDCPDGEYSDETDASACDKCPEDYWSNENHTSCIPKQIEFLSWTEPFGIALTLFAVLGIFLTSFVLGVFTKFRNTPIVKATNRELSYLLLFSLLCCFSSSLFFIGEPQNWTCRLRQPAFGISFVLCISCILVKTNRVLLVFEAKIPTSLHRKWWGLNLQFLLVFLCTFVQIVICVIWLYTAPPSSYRNHELEDEIIFITCHEGSLMALGFLIGYTCLLAAICFFFAFKSRKLPENFNEAKFITFSMLIFFIVWISFIPAYASTYGKFVSAVEVIAILAASFGLLACIFFNKVYIILFKPSRNTIEEVRCSTAAHAFKVAARATLRRSNVSRKRSNSLGGSTGSTPSSSISSKSNHEDPFPLPASAERQRQQQRGCKQKVSFGSGTVTLSLSFEEPQKNAMANRNTKRRNSLEAQNSDDSLMRHRALLPLQNSEPLSAEPGFQAASSPETSSQESVVGDTKEEVPSPEVEPSLPSANSRNFIGTGGGSVTENTVHS, from the exons TGATCTTTGCcatagaagaaataaacagtagCCCAACTCTCCTTCCCAACATGACCCTAGGATACAGGATATTTGACACTTGCAATACAGTCTCTAAAGCCCTCGAGGCCACGCTGAGTTTTGTGGCCCAGAACAAGATAGATTCCTTGAACCTGGACGAATTCTGCAACTGCTCAGAACATATCCCTTCCACCATTGCAGTCGTGGGGGCAACCGGCTCTGGCATCTCTACCGCTGTGGCCAATCTGCTGGGACTCTTTTACATACCTCAG GTCAGCTATGCCTCATCCAGTCGTCTCTTGAGCAATAAGAACCAGTTCAAGTCCTTCCTCCGCACAATCCCCAATGACGAGCATCAGGCTACAGCGATGGCAGACATCATCGAGTACTTTCGCTGGAACTGGGTAGGAACAATTGCAGCTGATGATGACTATGGCCGGCCAGGGATTGAAAAGTTTcgggaggaggcagaggagagagatATCTGCATTGATTTTAGTGAGCTCATCTCCCAGTATTCAGACGAAGAGGAGATCCAGCAGGTGGTGGAGGTCATCCAGAACTCCACAGCAAGGGTGATCGTTGTTTTCTCCAGTGGCCCAGACCTGGAACCACTCATCAAAGAGATTGTCAGGCGAAACatcactggaaagatctggCTGGCGAGCGAGGCCTGGGCCAGCTCTTCCCTGATAGCCATGCCAGAGTTCTTCCGCGTCATTGGCAGCACCATTGGGTTTGCACTGAAGGCAGGACAGATCCCAGGCTTTCGTGAGTTCCTGCAGAAGGTGCATCCCAAGAAGTCCACCAACAACGGCTTTGCCAAGGAGTTTTGGGAGGAGACGTTTAACTGCTATCTCCCTGATGGGTCCAAAAATTCTCCAGCTTCAACTTCCTTCTACAAGGGCCATGAAGAGGGACTGGGAGCTGGAAATGGAACAGCTGCCTTCCGACCTCCGTGCACAGGGGATGAGAACATCACCAGCGTGGAGACACCATACATGGACTACACGCACTTGCGGATATCCTATAATGTGTATTTGGCAGTATATTCTATTGCCCATGCCTTGCAGGATATATATACCTGTACCCCTGGGAAAGGACTCTTCACTAACGGATCCTGTGCAGACATTAAGAAGGTTGAGGCGTGGCAG gTTCTCAAGCATCTGCGCCACTTAAATTTCACCAATAACATGGGGGAGCAAGTGGATTTTGATGAGTTTGGGGACCTGGTAGGGAATTACTCAATAATCAATTGGCATCTCTCTCCGGAGGATGGCTCAGTCGTTTTTGAGGAAGTTGGGCACTACAACGTTTATGCCAAGAAAGGGGAGAGGCTCTTTATCAATGAAAACAAGATCCTGTGGAGTGGATTCTCTAAAGAG GTTCCTTTTTCTAACTGCAGCAGGGACTGCCTCCCTGGCACCAGGAAGGGCATTATTGAGGGAGAGCCCACCTGCTGCTTCGAGTGTGTGGACTGCCCCGATGGCGAGTACAGTGATGAAACAG ATGCAAGTGCCTGTGACAAGTGCCCTGAGGATTACTGGTCCAATGAGAACCACACATCCTGCATCCCCAAGCAGATAGAGTTTCTGTCCTGGACAGAGCCCTTTGGGATTGCTCTGACTCTCTTTGCTGTGCTGGGAATTTTCCTGACTTCTTTCGTCCTGGGAGTCTTCACCAAATTTCGCAACACGCCCATTGTCAAGGCCACAAACCGGGAGCTGTCctacctcctcctcttctccttgctctgctgcttctccagctcaTTGTTCTTCATTGGTGAGCCCCAGAACTGGACTTGCCGTCTGCGGCAGCCAGCTTTTGGCATCAGCTTTGTCCTCTGCATCTCCTGCATCCTGGTGAAAACCAACCGTGTCCTGCTCGTCTTTGAGGCAAAGATCCCCACGAGTCTCCACCGAAAGTGGTGGGGCCTCAACCTCCAGTTCCTCCTGGTCTTCTTGTGCACATTTGTGCAGATTGTCATCTGTGTGATTTGGCTCTACACGGCCCCACCATCCAGTTACCGAAACCATGAACTGGAGGATGAGATTATCTTCATTACCTGCCACGAAGGCTCCCTGATGGCCCTTGGCTTCCTCATTGGTTACACCTGCCTCCTGGCAGCCATCTGCTTCTTCTTTGCCTTCAAGTCTCGAAAGCTACCTGAGAACTTTAATGAGGCCAAGTTTATCACCTTCAGCATGCTGATTTTCTTCATCGTCTGGATCTCCTTCATTCCTGCTTACGCCAGCACATATGGCAAGTTTGTCTCTGCCGTGGAGGTGATTGCGATACTGGCTGCCAGCTTTGGGCTCCTGGCCTGCATCTTCTTCAACAAAGTCTACATCATCCTCTTCAAGCCCTCCCGCAACACAATCGAGGAGGTCCGTTGCAGCACAGCTGCCCATGCTTTCAAGGTGGCTGCCAGGGCCACGCTGAGACGGAGCAACGTGTCACGTAAGCGCTCCAACAGCCTGGGGGGCTCCACCGGCTCtaccccttcctcctccatcagCAGCAAGAGCAACCATGAAGACCCTTTTCCTCTACCGGCCTCCGCTGAGCGGCAGCGCCAGCAGCAGCGTGGGTGCAAGCAAAAAGTCAGCTTTGGGAGTGGCACGGTCACCCTGTCGCTGAGCTTCGAGGAGCCACAGAAGAATGCCATGGCCAACAGGAACACCAAGCGCAGGAACTCCCTGGAGGCCCAGAACAGCGATGACAGCCTGATGCGGCACCGGGCCCTGCTTCCCCTGCAGAACAGCGAGCCCCTCAGTGCTGAGCCCGGCTTCCAGGCAGCTTCCAGCCCGGAGACCAGCTCACAGGAGTCGGTGGTGGGAGACACCAAAGAAGAGGTACCAAGCCCTGAGGTGGAGCCTTCCCTGCCATCGGCTAACTCCCGAAATTTTATAGGCACTGGAGGTGGCTCTGTCACAGAGAACACAGTGCATTCCTAA